From one Prosthecobacter debontii genomic stretch:
- a CDS encoding RCC1 domain-containing protein, with protein MNTCSSYPSSALRIWLFLFVVFLGGLRAAVPVLDPNFSVGLPAYSTVVTSALQPDGKILVGGPFIYTTNSGTGSGVARLNSNGSLDESFRASISGRVEYLILQEDGKIIAGSQKAVLSVGGGTATHLVRLNSDGSLDSTYAPVFGPANLNSTLLKALALQKDGKLIVGGAFTTVSGAAKTRLARLNTDGTLDTGFSPDPNNTVDSLALKNDQLYVLGYFTQIAGITQSYLARLNLDGSCDTAFLPYVSRKDGMKIESNGDIRIFSKSNAQMYDEVASQYYNIPCMASTRISSVGAILSDGNALYSWWENRSGQMAFGITFNSEQFGPYQGVIYGEAFADGSQDYRLSNYVTAGATMQENNGVLLHVYPSEYSANDTSLIGRVSMPSFSPSLQIDSNGLITWNRSGSLGFPRGDYAKFQVSYDSGLSWSDLGYGTLTNIYGNQWQYSGSVLPDSAIVRTRSPVQGGYLGISQGFSGMQLKVGADVYISSGSESIPDGATSASLAYNTLFDPTLVSPVNAYVTKTYTIRNTGAKDATVSSITVSGTHAADFTVGGLSLPTTVTTSTPKTFTLTFNPSAIGTRTATITVTNSDATKGAYDFVVSGEGVEPEINLKGNDLGIVNGDATPSSSDGTDFGPGIYVPQLVKTFVIENAGTGPLTVSSIGLSGPNASNFSVTQISGGTVAPGQSKSFDVLFYPASPLGAHYATVTINSNDADEAAYTFTVKAEGIEPEINVKGNGVTIVDGDTTPSVSDDTDYGPAVALPERVKTFTIENSGSGPLIISNIALTGVNAADFGVSQITGPILPGESRTFNVTLYPSAPGPRSATIIIYSNDTNEAAYDYAILGQGVEGWQLPSYAVNFSTAQSIPITTSSIVDLSGRELQISLSFAPATGASLKVINNTGLNFISGSYVGMAHGSQVILSYGSLSYVFVANYYGGDGNDLVLQWAGSRPYGWGFNTQGSLGDGVKTNRTTPVATLNTGVLAGKTILSIATGGTHTLALTSEGKVYAWGDNANRQLGNGLTGTPGTTDSASPIAVFDGAGSALADKTVVAIAAGLYHSLALCSDGNVAAWGYNTTGQLGNGTTTATSIPTLVTKATGSALNGKTVVRIASGSGAFHSLALCSDGSLAAWGRNTARCLGSNSATASFSVPQSVNTSTGALAGKTVIGISAGLNFSLALCSDSSIAAWGDNGSRQLGNGLTGTPGSADAYVPINTSLGSLLSGGLTITQIAAGELHGLALRSDGKVISWGANTNGKLGDGTTTATSTPALVNTDSGSSSLYNKTVTAISAGENHSYALCSDGSVHAWGHNNVGQIGQGTTTPATNSLPLVVLAGEMGVSQKHVSTSSGLDHAITLVAEPQAVMAVESPNDVQLSHGQTLDFGQTFFATGVTSYNSGISSQTIRIENHGVGILSGITMSKLNDSSSSYSVSSSLPTALSSGQYGTFVINFNPSAIGTHTAVVRITATVFGIAKNFDLNLTGIGSDSVFSANYVTGSEVPITATSLNASGKSIHINFTGSTAPPVIKVVELTPSSAFIEGFFTDLPDNEIISIVIGGQTYSYIANYYGGTGNDLILERLDFTLSTDGDSDGLTNLHEFRFGTHPQDYTSFTRPVTWSNLNNTVKDDAIGSLTKNGGVAGSWDADGVSQVEFVANGVVVFSVKPESDLAVGLSAANVDRHFSTFTHAIKFSPAGAEVYESGVQKVNLGGYGLKTTFSIRRTGQYVEYLKNRKVIYTSSVASSGEVIVDTSLASLVGGIETAHIVTNDLDEDGLPDFWEKVRTPGGYGWDAVLALLPENDDDEDSLTNLQEYEWDTFPFDSDSDNDGLPDGWEVTYGLNPRNSDENQNGVIDGLDDFDRPDGLSNALEYLHGTHPKNHDTDGDGLLDGWEVMHGLDPLDPDQNGNGMIDSEDNFDSDQLLNFQEHLAGTSPWVADTDEDGVPDHEEFYSAFPASMDADGDGLTDTEEIALGSDPNDWRSTPYIQFQVTTPLR; from the coding sequence GGCCTTCCCGCTTATTCCACGGTGGTGACCTCAGCTCTTCAGCCTGATGGAAAGATCCTGGTAGGCGGGCCTTTTATCTACACGACGAATTCCGGAACGGGTAGTGGGGTCGCTCGATTAAACTCAAACGGTAGCCTGGACGAAAGTTTTCGCGCCTCCATTTCAGGGCGGGTTGAATATCTGATCCTTCAAGAAGATGGCAAAATAATCGCGGGGAGTCAAAAAGCGGTCTTGAGTGTCGGGGGAGGAACTGCAACGCATCTGGTGAGGCTCAATAGCGACGGATCTTTGGACTCGACCTACGCCCCAGTGTTTGGGCCAGCGAACCTCAATTCCACCTTGTTGAAAGCATTGGCTTTGCAAAAAGATGGTAAGCTCATTGTTGGCGGAGCATTTACCACCGTCAGTGGCGCAGCAAAGACTCGCCTAGCTCGTTTGAATACAGATGGTACTTTGGATACCGGTTTTAGCCCTGATCCAAATAACACTGTTGATTCTTTGGCATTGAAAAATGATCAGCTCTATGTCTTGGGTTATTTTACTCAAATTGCGGGCATCACTCAGTCTTACCTCGCCAGACTCAATCTCGATGGTAGCTGCGACACTGCGTTTTTGCCTTATGTGTCTAGAAAAGATGGAATGAAAATAGAGTCTAATGGGGATATTAGAATATTTTCAAAAAGTAATGCGCAAATGTATGATGAGGTAGCGAGTCAGTATTATAACATACCTTGTATGGCTAGCACTCGAATTTCTTCGGTAGGGGCCATTCTAAGTGATGGTAATGCACTTTATTCTTGGTGGGAAAATCGGTCGGGTCAAATGGCTTTCGGAATCACATTTAACTCAGAACAGTTTGGGCCTTATCAAGGCGTTATTTATGGGGAAGCCTTTGCGGACGGATCCCAGGACTATCGACTGAGTAATTATGTCACGGCTGGTGCAACGATGCAGGAAAACAATGGAGTGCTGCTGCACGTTTATCCTTCGGAATACTCTGCTAATGATACCTCTCTGATCGGTCGAGTATCAATGCCTAGTTTTAGTCCTAGTTTGCAGATTGATTCGAATGGATTGATTACTTGGAATAGATCCGGTAGCCTTGGATTTCCGCGGGGAGACTACGCCAAGTTTCAAGTTTCTTATGACTCTGGACTTTCATGGTCAGATCTTGGCTATGGCACTTTAACGAACATCTATGGCAATCAATGGCAGTATTCTGGCTCCGTTTTGCCTGATTCTGCGATTGTTCGAACAAGAAGCCCCGTGCAAGGGGGGTATTTGGGGATTTCTCAAGGCTTCAGCGGGATGCAGCTTAAAGTCGGTGCCGACGTTTATATCTCTTCAGGCAGCGAAAGCATTCCAGACGGTGCCACCAGCGCGAGTCTGGCATACAATACCTTATTCGATCCAACTTTAGTTTCCCCCGTTAATGCGTATGTGACGAAGACTTACACGATTCGGAACACGGGGGCAAAAGATGCCACAGTCTCGAGTATCACGGTAAGTGGAACTCATGCCGCCGATTTTACCGTGGGTGGGCTTTCGCTTCCAACCACCGTCACGACTTCGACTCCCAAAACTTTTACACTCACCTTTAATCCAAGTGCGATCGGGACGAGAACGGCGACCATTACCGTAACCAATAGTGATGCCACGAAGGGTGCTTATGATTTTGTCGTGAGTGGCGAGGGCGTTGAGCCTGAGATTAACCTCAAAGGCAATGATTTAGGTATTGTGAATGGAGATGCGACCCCATCATCGTCTGACGGAACTGATTTTGGTCCTGGAATCTATGTTCCTCAATTGGTTAAAACTTTTGTCATTGAAAATGCGGGAACGGGTCCGTTGACTGTGTCCAGCATTGGTTTAAGCGGACCCAATGCGTCAAACTTTTCGGTGACTCAAATCTCAGGTGGAACGGTCGCTCCAGGGCAGAGCAAAAGCTTCGATGTGCTGTTTTATCCTGCCAGCCCTCTTGGAGCGCATTATGCCACGGTGACAATCAATAGCAATGACGCCGACGAAGCTGCTTATACTTTCACGGTGAAGGCAGAGGGTATCGAGCCTGAAATCAACGTGAAAGGCAACGGTGTAACGATTGTCGATGGAGACACAACTCCTTCCGTGTCAGATGATACTGATTATGGTCCTGCGGTGGCGCTTCCCGAGCGTGTCAAAACCTTTACCATCGAGAATAGCGGGAGTGGTCCGCTGATCATTTCTAACATTGCTCTCACTGGGGTGAACGCGGCGGATTTCGGGGTCAGTCAAATTACGGGTCCGATTTTACCTGGAGAGAGCCGCACCTTTAATGTGACCTTGTACCCGAGCGCTCCAGGGCCGCGGTCTGCCACTATCATCATCTATAGTAACGACACCAATGAAGCCGCTTACGATTATGCGATCCTCGGGCAAGGTGTGGAAGGCTGGCAACTGCCTTCTTACGCCGTCAACTTTAGCACGGCGCAATCGATCCCTATCACGACCTCCAGCATCGTGGACCTATCGGGCCGTGAACTGCAAATCAGCTTGTCTTTTGCTCCTGCGACTGGGGCGAGTCTGAAGGTCATTAACAACACGGGGTTGAACTTCATTTCGGGCTCTTACGTCGGTATGGCGCATGGCAGCCAGGTGATTTTAAGTTATGGTAGCCTTTCGTATGTTTTTGTTGCCAACTACTACGGGGGTGACGGCAACGATCTCGTACTGCAATGGGCGGGCTCACGCCCCTACGGTTGGGGTTTTAATACTCAAGGCAGTTTGGGAGATGGTGTTAAAACAAATCGCACCACACCCGTGGCTACGTTGAACACGGGCGTTCTCGCAGGCAAGACAATCCTTAGCATTGCTACAGGCGGCACTCATACCCTCGCGCTGACTTCAGAGGGTAAAGTCTATGCCTGGGGGGACAATGCAAATCGTCAACTTGGCAATGGCTTGACGGGCACTCCCGGCACGACCGATAGCGCGAGCCCCATCGCCGTCTTTGATGGGGCAGGCTCAGCTCTTGCGGACAAGACGGTAGTCGCTATCGCTGCGGGTCTCTATCATAGCTTAGCTCTCTGCTCGGACGGGAATGTGGCCGCTTGGGGATATAACACCACTGGACAATTGGGAAATGGAACCACGACGGCCACAAGCATTCCAACTCTAGTGACCAAGGCCACCGGTTCTGCCCTCAATGGAAAAACCGTGGTGCGTATTGCTAGTGGCAGCGGCGCCTTTCACAGCCTGGCTTTATGTTCCGATGGTAGCCTTGCTGCCTGGGGGCGTAACACGGCTCGTTGCCTGGGCAGTAATTCAGCAACGGCGTCTTTCAGTGTTCCTCAATCGGTCAATACTAGCACTGGAGCATTGGCTGGGAAGACTGTGATCGGTATCTCCGCAGGACTAAATTTCAGCCTAGCGCTATGCTCTGATAGTAGCATTGCAGCATGGGGAGACAACGGTAGCCGTCAACTCGGCAACGGCCTCACGGGCACTCCTGGTAGCGCGGATGCCTATGTGCCTATCAATACAAGCCTCGGTTCGCTACTCAGTGGCGGCCTAACCATCACCCAAATAGCTGCGGGAGAGCTTCATGGGCTAGCCTTGCGAAGTGATGGCAAAGTGATAAGTTGGGGAGCGAATACCAATGGAAAGCTTGGCGATGGCACCACCACGGCGACTTCTACGCCAGCCCTCGTTAACACCGACAGTGGCAGTTCCAGTCTCTATAACAAAACGGTCACAGCCATCTCTGCCGGGGAAAATCATAGCTACGCGCTTTGCTCAGACGGCAGCGTCCATGCCTGGGGGCATAACAATGTGGGGCAGATAGGTCAAGGAACGACGACGCCCGCAACGAATTCTCTCCCGCTGGTCGTGCTTGCTGGAGAAATGGGAGTCAGTCAAAAACACGTCAGCACGTCCTCGGGCCTGGATCATGCGATAACGCTTGTCGCAGAACCGCAAGCTGTAATGGCTGTTGAGTCTCCCAACGATGTGCAACTCAGTCATGGCCAGACCTTAGACTTTGGCCAAACCTTTTTCGCTACTGGAGTGACCTCGTATAATAGCGGGATTAGCTCTCAGACGATTCGCATTGAAAATCATGGGGTGGGTATTCTGTCTGGGATTACGATGAGTAAGCTTAACGACAGCTCATCAAGTTACAGCGTTAGTTCATCTCTACCTACGGCACTGAGTTCGGGCCAATACGGGACCTTCGTCATCAATTTCAATCCTAGCGCAATCGGCACGCATACCGCAGTTGTGAGAATCACTGCCACAGTATTCGGAATCGCGAAAAACTTTGATTTGAATTTAACAGGCATCGGCTCAGACAGCGTGTTTTCTGCAAATTACGTCACTGGAAGTGAAGTCCCTATAACGGCGACTTCTTTGAATGCCTCTGGCAAATCCATTCATATCAATTTCACCGGATCGACAGCGCCGCCAGTGATCAAAGTGGTCGAATTGACACCTAGCTCTGCATTCATTGAAGGTTTCTTCACGGATCTTCCTGATAATGAAATCATTTCGATTGTGATTGGCGGACAGACTTACTCATACATCGCCAACTACTACGGAGGAACGGGCAATGATTTGATCCTGGAACGCCTAGATTTCACGTTGTCTACGGACGGAGATTCGGATGGGCTAACGAACCTGCATGAGTTTAGATTTGGTACGCATCCACAGGATTACACCAGCTTCACGAGACCAGTCACGTGGTCGAATCTAAACAACACTGTCAAGGATGATGCCATCGGATCTTTAACCAAAAACGGCGGTGTTGCAGGTAGCTGGGATGCGGATGGTGTGAGTCAGGTCGAGTTCGTTGCGAATGGCGTTGTTGTATTTTCCGTCAAACCTGAAAGCGATTTGGCCGTCGGGTTATCAGCTGCAAATGTGGATCGTCATTTTTCAACATTCACCCATGCGATCAAGTTCAGTCCGGCAGGTGCAGAAGTTTATGAGTCAGGTGTTCAAAAGGTAAATCTTGGAGGATATGGTCTCAAAACGACCTTTTCGATTAGGAGGACTGGGCAGTATGTGGAGTATTTGAAAAACCGTAAAGTGATTTACACTTCGTCTGTTGCCAGCTCGGGTGAAGTTATCGTAGATACTTCTTTAGCTTCTTTGGTGGGGGGGATAGAAACGGCCCACATCGTCACCAATGATCTTGATGAGGACGGCCTGCCTGACTTTTGGGAGAAGGTCCGCACTCCAGGCGGATATGGTTGGGACGCCGTATTAGCACTTTTGCCCGAGAATGATGATGACGAAGATTCTTTGACCAATTTACAAGAGTATGAATGGGATACTTTTCCATTTGATTCCGACAGTGATAATGATGGCTTGCCGGATGGGTGGGAGGTGACCTATGGTTTAAACCCTCGTAATTCGGACGAGAATCAAAATGGCGTTATAGATGGGCTAGATGACTTTGATCGCCCTGATGGGTTGAGTAATGCGTTGGAGTATTTACATGGAACGCATCCCAAAAATCATGATACGGATGGGGATGGGCTCCTCGATGGCTGGGAAGTGATGCATGGCCTTGATCCATTGGACCCGGATCAAAACGGAAATGGAATGATCGACTCAGAAGACAATTTCGACAGTGATCAGTTGTTAAATTTTCAGGAACATCTTGCGGGCACTTCACCTTGGGTAGCAGATACGGATGAAGATGGGGTTCCTGATCATGAGGAATTCTATTCGGCCTTTCCTGCGAGTATGGACGCCGATGGCGACGGTCTTACCGATACTGAAGAGATCGCTTTGGGGAGTGATCCGAATGATTGGCGTTCGACGCCTTATATTCAGTTTCAAGTAACTACCCCACTACGTTGA